The DNA window CATGTTTCTTTTTTCACTTGAACTGGAAATGGCATATATTGATATCCTACCAATGGTCTTGTACAGTGAATCTTCACTGATGTCTTAATATAGCTTGAAGAACTATGGTCCTATTATATTCTTGCTGAAACTCTGTTGTATCTATTGGAACAGGCAAGTCTCAATAGAGGAAGGGGAAGGCAAGGCAAAGGACCTTGGTGTGATGTTTATCGAAACCAGTGCTAAAGCTGGGTTTAACATTAAGGTATGCTTCATAAATATGCCTCATTTAGTATTCCAAGTTGGGTTCATATCTATAACATGCTTCTAGAGCTTGAATTTTTTTTCCTCTGAAGTTCAAAATAGTGTGCTTTTCTTTAGGAAGTACTTCTTGTTTTGCATTGACCACCTCAAACTTGTGAGCAGGCTCTGTTCCGTAAGATTGCGGCTGCGCTTCCTGGGATGGAGACTCTCTCATCAGCGAAGCAGGAAGACATGGTTGATGTGAACTTGAGGTCCGGCAATGCAAACTCGTCCCAGTCTCAGGCTCAGGCTGGGGGATGCAGTTGTTAGTTGCGGTCCCTGACACCTGCTGCTTATGATCTCGAGACCCTGAGTGTTGGAACGCGTTATCTCTGCTGTTTCTCTCAGGAAGGAGAGTTGATTGTCTCTCACCAGTGAATCTCACCATAGTCTTTACCCGGTGAATGGACCATTTGCGTTGGAATGATACGTTTTGAGTTTCTAGTGTTATTTTCTCAGTGGCCTAAGCTAGCAACAGTGTATAGTTGGGTTGGCACTGCGAACTCCTACCATTCGAGTTGGGTATTAGAGCTAGTGATTGGTTCATGTTGAACTTATATATATTTTCCATCTGTCTTGTTGCAGTTAGCTTGAGTCATGTTTCCTATGTGTACCAAACATGTATTGGAATTTTTGTAAGCTATAATAAGCCCTGCAAGGCGATAGCCAAGTGATATCCCAGATATTTCACCGTTGAAATGTTTTGCTTCTTAAAACAGTCTGTTGGAGTTGGGACGGTGGAATCTGCAAGAGCCAAAGCGCTAGTTTTCTGTGCGGTCACTACAGCTCTTGTAGAGTGTTTTGTCAAATACTCAAATGCTTTATGTAGTACAGGCGTAGAACTCTATGACAATTGACAAAGGACATCGAACCCAAAAGTCAGCTTTAGGCTACACATGGAAGTAGAAGTACCCTTGGGTCCAATAAAAAATAAAGTACCCTTGGGTACTGACTTTACCAGATAAATACTTATAATAGGAGGGtacaatttttttttttgttctacCAGGGTCACATTGCACGATGATCCTGTCATGTTTTGCAAACATATATTTGTAATACTAGCCAAATATACCTGTGCGTTGCTACAATCAAAATTGGTGTAAGTATCGTACAGTTGCTCATGTGTTAATTTGTAGGGATCTACATGATCGAGTCGTGGACGGAGGGGCGAGCTGACCCGACTCGCATACCGGATAGACTAAGGTCCACCTGTCACGAACATAAGGCAGACCAACTAAAATTTAGGTGGAAATCTTACGTATTTTAGAAATATATATACTAGCAAATATACTCGTGCATTGCTATGGGAAGCCATAtagaaatatatatatatattatatgtaTTTTATAATAACATAGTATGTGCTGGTCGATGATTTCAATTTTTTATTATTCGCCAAGCACTttcaaattcttaactcaacATATGGTCATCTAGATTTCGATTAGGACTCCGATTGACGGATCAAGGAACCGTTGCTTATGTTAATAATAAGTAGAGATTTGTAATATATTGTAAAAATGCAATCCTAGAATATTTTTTTAATAAATTATTAATTGggttttgaaaaaataagtagctTATTCACATTGTTTATTTTCAATCTACCTTAATATTTATCACATCTCAATTTTTTAAAGGTCACATAAACCAAATGTTACCTTACATATGATAGTTAAAAGAGTAAAAACATATCAAGATAAACGAATAAAACTCAATTTCTCATATAAATTACTTGATTTTATGCGAGGCTTTTTATTGTCAGGATTATGATCCTATGTAAGCTAGTGAGGTCCTCATGGAGCTGTATGCAACTCTCAAACAAGATCAAGGTAATATGAAAATAGGACACAAGTTAGGATCACGATTGTTTAGACTCGGTGCTATCATAGTATCCTAAAACCTTGCTCATACCCACGTGGCCACATGGGGATATCCTAATACGCATCTAAAGAAAATTGGCGGCTTAGTGACATGAGCTTAAGCATTTTAGCACGGACCGGCCTATGCTTATGTATTGTTTTCCCTCTGAATTTGATGGAACTATCGAAGTGAGCACCCTTATCGAGTTTAGCACTTAATTAGGAAAATCTCGCCACAAAGCTTTAAAGAACCAAGCTATCCTCGTTTTGCTTGTATGTCCATATGCTACATGATGGTTCGAATCCCTATCTATACTCCACATCCACATGAATTGTTCGAATCATATTGATCGAGGCTTCCCATACCATCAAACCAGCAACACATTGTGATGAAAGAAGACTAGTCAAGTGTCAAGATCACAGGCGCTCGCTCCTCGAAATAGGGATGCCGATGTTGCCAAGCATTCTTATTGAGTTGAGCCTAGGCTCTGTAGTTGTGCGTAGATCTAGTTGTGCGCGAGGATGACACGCAAGGCCGACGTTTTCAGGGCTTGGAGTTGTTACGTTGAAAACTGCAATTGTCTAGTTATCTTTTGAAAACAGAAACCTGTTCTTTATTTTTTCGAGATGAAGCTGAAACTAGTTAGCATTTTATTCATCGCGCCAAAATCGATCCCCAATCATTTTCCTTTCCTGGGCTTATCAGCGCATATAGCTGGGCCACACAAGACAGGTGGGCCTAATGACCACAATTGCCTGGCCCGGTCGAAGCGCGCACCTCACCGCACCAACGCGTAGTCGTCGCATGGTAGAACTCGTGTCGTGGGCATACCGGTGTCCCCCACGccccccccccttctcctctcgTGCACGGTGCGCCCCCTGCAATCCCCAAATCACGAGACGAGACGAAACTACTCCGCGCAGTTAAAGCAAAGCAAATCCAAACCAAATCAAACCCCCCACCCCCTTTCACCATCCTCTCCGCCCCGTAGTCGTCCTCTCCCCTTCCACCTCCCGATTCGCCCCGTCTCCCCCACAGGCCCTTCCCTGCCTCCGCCAGCggcaaaaccctaaccctagccggcGGGGATGGCGACGCagccgccctcctccgccgcggccgccgacctcTACGAGACGGCCTCGCAGCCGgacccctccgcctccgccgccggcgacgcctACACCTTCCTCGAGTTCAACACGCAGGGCGACGACTTCGACTACCCCGATTTCCCGGAGCTCTCGCAGCCGCCACCACGatccgcgccgctgccgcccgtcgCCGCCACCGCATCATCGTCCTCGTCCtggccggccccgccgccgccgccgcccgacgcGGCCTCCCCAGAGCCCGATCTCGCGCCGCAGGACGTCCCCACCccgccggcctcctcctcctcgccgtcgccgcgctcCGCCTCCAAGGCGCGAACGTCTGCCGCGGCGGATGGGCTCGCCTCCGGGGTCGCCGCGCTCAGCTTCGAGGAGCCTGTAGGCGCTGGCGCCGGGGAGGATGGGTACGACTATGGCAAAGGCGACTTCGTGGAACATGCCTGCCGGTACTGTGGGATCCACAACCCCGCTTGCGTGGCCAGGTGCAACGTGCCCTCCTGCCGCAAGTGGTTCTGCAACTCGCGGGGGAACACCTCTGGCTCCCACATTGTCAACCACCTGGTTTGTCTCCTTACCTTTCGTCATGATGTAGCTTAGTTTGCTTATGTAAACGAGGATGGGTTAGTTAATTAGTTAATGTTTAAGATTGGCAAGCTGTTAATTCCATATTTCCGTTTATACTTTGCATCAATTTTAAGTTATATTAGTAAACATTAGTTCAGATGGCGCAGTTGCATGTTTGGTAGTATGTGTGTGTTTGTGTAGCTGAGGTGATCACAACCATCTTAAAATTAATGCAATGAGTCACAGTGGTTAGATCCTGCAATTTGTGTCGTATGAGCTGATAGCTGTGTCTCTAGTCTCTGCAATTTGCTAATCCTAGTGTTCTTCCTGGATTGATATTTTAGTAGATTAGTAAGATTTTCTGGTGAAATAGTCGTAGGTAAAATAACTTTGAGTCATGTTAATTCTCTTTTGAATTTTGATGTCGAAATAAGCCAATGTGCAATATTATATTAGTGGTTGTATATATGGGAAATGTTGCTGTGGGAATGAAAATATTGCTAGAATTGCTTATTTGGTTGACGCTTTTGTTGTTCTCTATTAATATTTGCATTGTTTTGTGAACGTAATAGTTGCTGCATGTTGTGGCAAATATGCTTCCTATTAGCCAGTAGTTCACTCGTTCAGTCGCTTTCAAGTGGGTTTCTGATACCGTCATTCGAACAGTTTGCTAGGAAAGTGATTTAATTGTATTTTCAGTGAAGACCATGTCAAGGTATAGGAATATGGCATTGGATGTCAACAGGGATACATTGTATCTTCTGTTCGAAAAAATTGTCCTATGATTGCCCGTATTGTGACATTTGTTTTGAACTTGTTATGTTGGAACTGTATTTGCTTATTGAAAGGCTCTGTAGTTATCCAGAAATTAGCTTTGCTAGCTATTATTAAGGCCACCCACACTGTAGCCTTGGCACACTTTTCGTGTTGAGGCATCGATGCCTGCTGCTGTGTGCTATGAGCTTGTCTAATCAAACCAAGAACTGGTGCAAGTGAACACATAAATGGTTACTCCAAAAGCTGAGCCATAGGGTCGTTTACAAGTGAAATGAAGGAGAGAGAATGGGACGGGAGAAAAGTGATGATATTTTATTCAGTTCAACTTATTCTAGAAAGATTATGCTGTAAGGAATATGTATATGTAAATCAACCGCCTGTAACTTGTAGGCTGAATCTTTCGCTTCATCAGTTCTACTGTACTTGCTGTCATAACAAAACCTTCAGCTTTGTGTACAAAATAAATATCTTGAGTGTAGGTTAGATCACTCATGCTTAAGTGCATTATTTTTTTGTGCCAGAATCCACCTGCTTTCACCTATTTATACGAAACTGTTGCTATGTAGATGGCAATAATCATGCATTTGTTGTTTGCAGGTCAGGGCCAAGCATAAGGAAGTGTGCCTTCACAAGGATAGCCCTTTGGGAGAAACAATTCTTGAATGCTATAACTGTGGTTGTCGGAATGTATTTCTTCTTGGGTTTATCTCAGCAAAGTCGGAGAACGTTGTTGTTCTTTTGTGCAGAGAGCCATGTTTGAGTGTAAATGCATTGAAGGATATGAACTGGGATCTTAGTCAATGGTGTCCTCTTATTGATGACAGGTGTTTCTTGTCATGGCTTGTAAAGGCAAGTGTTTTTCATGATGCTTTATGTGGTTGGTCTACCACGTGTATGTGCACTTGATGTAAGCTATTAACATTCTGATGGTTGACCAATTTACTTCTTTCCAGGTACCCTCAGAACAGGAGCAGCTAAGAGCTCGTCAAATTAGTGCTCAGCAAATTAACAAAGTAGAAGAGCTCTGGAAGACAAATCCTGATGCCTCCCTTGAAGACCTGGAAAAGCCTGGTGTAGATGATGAACCTCAGGCAGTGGTTTTGAAATATGAAGACGCCTACCAGGTTAGAACTTTACAAAGCTAAACATCTCTGTATTTCTGTTTCTTCAGATTACTTTTTACTACTGGCAATCTTTCAAATCTCAGTTGTTTGTCTATCATTGTAACTAGCATATCCTTACTCTTTTTTTTGCCAGTATCAAAATGTTTTTGCTCCGCTGATAAAGCTTGAGGCTGATTATGACAAGGTACTGTGTTCTGGGTATGATCTCatgtttcttttattttttctatCACAGAACCGAATTGCATTATTGTTTTGTGCTTTGCTGCAGATGATGAAAGAGTCGCAGAGCAAGGATAATGTAACTGTTCGGTGGGATATTGGGCTGAACAAGAAGCGCGTAGCTTACTTCGTCTTTCCAAAGGTTTGTTTAATAAGAACTGAAATAAATGGGATTAGTGAATTTACACCATCATTTGTCATAAACTATGTTGGTTCTGCATCGTGCATTCTTTGCCTAACATGGGAAATCAATTATGTATTTTATAGGAAGATAACGAGTTGAGGCTTGTGCCCGGAGATGAGCTGCGCTTGAGATATCCTGGTGATAGCTCACATCCCACATGGCAGTCTGTGGGGCATGTGGTATGTGTATTAGAAACCTATTGATAATTGCTTGATAATCTTAATTGGGTTAATTTGACCTTTATGCCTGTGCTAAGAACATTGTTCCTCCAGATTAAGCTCACTGCCCAAGAGGAGGTGGCACTTGAGCTTCGTGCTAGTCAGGTATTAAGTACTTTTTTTTATTGTTTCTTTTTAGCATCCGCTCAGCCTATTGTAATTGTATCTCTGATTTTCAGGGGGTACCCACTGAACTAAGCGTTGGATTCAGTGTGGATTTTGTTTGGAAAAGTACTAGCTTTGATAGAATGCAAGGAGCAATGAAAACTTTCGCCGTGGATGAGACAAGTGTCAGTGGGTGAGTTCATTGCGTGGCCTTGTGGGCAAGATTAAGTTGTGCAGTTGGCATGTTAAAGTGATCGAACAACGAGGCTCTTTGTTTAAAAATGGCCTTACTAATTCCAAAAAGCGCTTCAAGTGAAAATTTTTAGCTAGTTGGTGAACTATTGAATTGTTTCTGATCTACATACACTTGTCAACTATTCATATTGCGGAATATTCTTAGTAGAGTGAAATGCGTGAGTGGTCCTTGAACTTGTAATGGAGTCAGGTTCATGGACTTCGAAAATGCAGATTTGGGTCCTCAAACTTGTTAAATCTGTCATCTATGTCCAAATTGACCAAAATACCCCACCGGTTGCTGATGTGGCATGCCATGTGGAGATCTCATATTGACAAGTCAAAATCATAGGGGTATTTTGGGTACTCTGGATCCATATAATGCATTTTAACAAGTTTATGGACCCTTATAAGAAGTTTCCAAGTTCATGTGCCTGGATGGCACTCCATGACATGACAAGTTTCAGAATCACTCGTGCATTTCACTCTTATCAGTTAGTAGTAGTTCTGTATTTGAGTTCTTTCTTGTATAGTTCCATCCTTCTAAAGTGTTTGTCACAGCTGTATCACTATTAACAAAGTTTTACATGTGTCTGTTCTATCACACAGATACATATACCATCACCTTTTGGGACATGAAGTTGAGCATCAAATAATACGTAATACCCTACCAAGACGCTTTGGTGCACCAGGACTTCCAGAACTAAATGCTTCCCAGGTACATTATATGTGTCTACTACCATTTCTTCTTAAATGTGCACAAGATATGTGTCTAGTAGCGTTCTTAAGATATAATCCATTTGTTACTGTTGGTTGATCTGCTGCTGTCTTCTGAATTTCTTGGTGTGTATGTTCAGGTTTTAGCAGTTAAAAGTGTCCTCCAGAAGCCAGTTAGTTTGATTCAAGGTCCACCTGGCACTGGAAAAACTGTCACATCTGCTGCAATTGTTTATCACATGGCAAAACAAGGTCAAGGACAGGTATAAGGCTGTAAGAGTCTGTTATTTGCTATGCTGATATATTTTGGGAGAATTGTTTGACCTCTTTGACCTTGTTTATCCTCCAAATCTTAGGTTCTTGTATGCGCACCAAGTAACGTTGCTGTTGATCAACTGGCGGAGAAGATAAGCTCAACTGGTCTCAAGGTACATTGAAGCCTGCTTGGAATTTATCCGTGCAGGATGACCCTAAGGCTGCACTCTGCTTGAAATTTCTGCTTTAAACAGTTTCTCAACTGGCCTCATTTTTCTTCTCTACTTCCTGTTGAGTATGTTATTGCTGTTTAGTCTAAATACACCATAGCTGTTTGGATGATTAACTGAGCATGATTAGTACATTTGGATGAGTACTAACAGCTCTGAATCTGTCACGAGCAATAAATGTTTAGTTCTTTGGTGCTGTTGTCCCGATATTGATGCTGTATTTCGTGATCTGTTATTAATTATAATTTTGGGCTACAGGTTGTTAGGCTGTGTGCAAAATCTCGAGAAGCTGTTTCATCTCCTGTTGAGCATCTTACACTTCATTATCAGGTACATCCAAAATTTTTATCTGGTTGCTTTGTTGGAAATTTGTCTGAATGTTACTAATGCTTCTCTTAAACAATGCAGGTTAGGCACCTGGATACATCTGAAAAGAGTGAATTGCACAAGCTACAGCAACTGAAAGATGAGCAAGGTAATTTATTCATGTTGTGGTGCCAGTAAGCCACAATCGACCATTTGTCGAGGGTTTCAATGTGCCCTTAGTAGCAGAGTTTATTGAGTGAGTATTCTTACATGCGTATTTTGTTTTGGTAGGTGAATTGTCCAGTAGTGATGAGAAGAAGTACAAGTCACTAAAACGTGCCACTGAAAGAGAGATACTGCAAAGTGCTGATGTCATTTGTTGCACCTGTGTTGGTGCTGGAGATCCCCGTCTTTCAAACTTCCGTTTCCGACAAGTAACGACTATACACCTGCTGCTGCCTTAGTGTTAACATAGATGTCTTCTCTGTAATATATCCTGAAGCAACCGTGAACTTTATTATCAGGTTCTTATTGATGAGTCCACACAGGCAACGGAGCCTGAATGTCTTATTCCTTTGGTGCTCGGTGTCAAGCAGGTAACAACAATAGTTTCGCTGATTAAGGTTTATgttattatattatatcttgtaTTTATACTCTTACAATTCATTTAGGTTGTTCTCGTTGGAGATCATTGCCAATTGGGTCCAGTCATCATGTGCAAAAAAGCAGCTCGTGCAGGGTTAGCACAATCTCTGTTTGAACGCCTTGTTATCCTGGGAGTGAAGCCATTCAGGCTACAGGTAATACTTGCGTGTGTTGTGTTATGTAGGAATTGCTACCTTGGTGTCAATTATTCTCTCCCAGCTTCATCCCGCAACGTTAGTAATATATGAAGGCTATGATTCTATTTTTGTGCCTTAACAATTTATTAGTTCTCTTCTCATGTCCAGTTTTCCGTAGAGATGGTTATTCCTGAAACTTGGCCATTGGAACTATTGGTTTTTTATTAGATTTTTATTATGGAGCATATCCACGTTGTTGCAATGATGTGTTACGCATGCAAGCACTTACCTTGTACTCCTTCcatctttaagtctatgatgtttagGACAAGCTCATGTAGTTCAAAAAACAGATGCAATATATTTTGAGGATAAAGAATAAATATTTGACGCTAGAGAAAAGACATTTTCTGAAAGAACCTGTAATATTGTGTAAAGGCGTTTCAACCATCATTGGGCCTGATCTTTGATACTTAACATAACCATATATAGTGGAAATGAATGTCTAAAGGTGATGTCCATGTTTGATTTTTTTCTGTTCATATTAATTATGTTAAAGCTTTAAGCAATGGCTGCAGTAATTAACTTAGAAGACATCTACTCTCTACCATCCGCCCATCTGCGATCATTCTAAATTAATCATCTCTGATTTACAGGTCCAGTATAGAATGCACCCTTGCCTCTCAGAATTTCCGTCCAACTGCTTCTATGAAGGCACACTGCAAAATGGAGTAACTGTTAATGAGAGGCAATCATCTGGAATTGATTTTCCTTGGCCTGTTCCAAATCGGCCTATGTTCTTCTATGTGCAGGTAGCTTGTTCGACAATCTTTGAACTATCATGTTTGAAACACAAAAGCTCTTCCAATTTGCACGCATATTTATAACAATTTTCTGCAGATGGGACAAGAAGAGATCAGTGCTAGTGGGACATCATATCTGAATAGAACTGAAGCTGCAAATGTTGAAAAAATTGTAACAACATTTTTAAGAAGTGGTGTTGTACCAAGCCAGGTATTTTTACTCTGTTCATCTTATGACCAGAATATTGCTTATCTTATGGAGAACACCACATAATCCCTGGCACAGTGGTACTCATGTATTGTTGAACTTACAGATTGGAGTTATCACACCTTATGAAGGACAAAGGGCATACATTGTAAATTACATGTCAAGGAATGGCTCTCTTCGCCAACAACTTTACAAGGAAATCGAGGTTGGCGACAAAACATGTAAAAACGTAGTGTTAATCCCTTTATAGAAGGTTGCTTTGCTTAAGTTTTGCACCTCTTTCAGGTAGCAAGTGTAGACTCGTTTCAGGGAAGAGAGAAAGACTACATTATTCTGTCGTGTGTTAGAAGCAATGAGCACCAGGTATGCTTCTGTGCTGTTACAGTGGTGGTTTGCGCTATTTTACTAGCCATtgaatgttcattatgcaacTATCTTTGTTTTGTTTATTTGGGATTTGTTTATGTGAGTTGATACTTGAAACCATTTTGTACCTGTTGATATGGAGTATTCCTGGATGCTCATCTATTCATTTATTTCTTTGTGCAATCCATTTCATTTGCAACATTTAATTACCTTCTTGCTTGTTACACCTTACCTGTTTGTGCTTAATGAGCAAACTGTTTTGTAGCACGTCCATGTAAACTGACGCCTTCTTTATGCTCTCTCAGGGAATTGGGTTTCTCAATGATCCACGCAGGTTAAATGTTGCTCTAACTCGTGCACGGTATGGCATAGTTATTCTTGGGAACCCAA is part of the Panicum hallii strain FIL2 chromosome 2, PHallii_v3.1, whole genome shotgun sequence genome and encodes:
- the LOC112880160 gene encoding regulator of nonsense transcripts 1 homolog isoform X1, encoding MATQPPSSAAAADLYETASQPDPSASAAGDAYTFLEFNTQGDDFDYPDFPELSQPPPRSAPLPPVAATASSSSSWPAPPPPPPDAASPEPDLAPQDVPTPPASSSSPSPRSASKARTSAAADGLASGVAALSFEEPVGAGAGEDGYDYGKGDFVEHACRYCGIHNPACVARCNVPSCRKWFCNSRGNTSGSHIVNHLVRAKHKEVCLHKDSPLGETILECYNCGCRNVFLLGFISAKSENVVVLLCREPCLSVNALKDMNWDLSQWCPLIDDRCFLSWLVKVPSEQEQLRARQISAQQINKVEELWKTNPDASLEDLEKPGVDDEPQAVVLKYEDAYQYQNVFAPLIKLEADYDKMMKESQSKDNVTVRWDIGLNKKRVAYFVFPKEDNELRLVPGDELRLRYPGDSSHPTWQSVGHVIKLTAQEEVALELRASQGVPTELSVGFSVDFVWKSTSFDRMQGAMKTFAVDETSVSGYIYHHLLGHEVEHQIIRNTLPRRFGAPGLPELNASQVLAVKSVLQKPVSLIQGPPGTGKTVTSAAIVYHMAKQGQGQVLVCAPSNVAVDQLAEKISSTGLKVVRLCAKSREAVSSPVEHLTLHYQVRHLDTSEKSELHKLQQLKDEQGELSSSDEKKYKSLKRATEREILQSADVICCTCVGAGDPRLSNFRFRQVLIDESTQATEPECLIPLVLGVKQVVLVGDHCQLGPVIMCKKAARAGLAQSLFERLVILGVKPFRLQVQYRMHPCLSEFPSNCFYEGTLQNGVTVNERQSSGIDFPWPVPNRPMFFYVQMGQEEISASGTSYLNRTEAANVEKIVTTFLRSGVVPSQIGVITPYEGQRAYIVNYMSRNGSLRQQLYKEIEVASVDSFQGREKDYIILSCVRSNEHQGIGFLNDPRRLNVALTRARYGIVILGNPKVLSKQPLWNSLLTHYKEHECLVEGPLNNLKQSMVQFQKPKKIYNDRRLFLGGGQGVMHGTNFGAGANPAADKRSGRGKGQSFVPYGPPNGVHKPGVHPAGYAVPRMPFPPFPGAPHSQPYAIPTRGMHGPIGAVPPVPQPGSRNFGAPRSNTGGPIGGHLAHQQNSQQAMGGIGSNFNYTGLENPSSQPSGGAQMSQTGLMTQMPVQGLSQTFRDGFSIGGMSQDFFGDDFKSQGSHVPYNIADFSTQASQGGYGVEFTQAPQSGYSGNYMNQNAHPGYSHIGTTNDIVSQDHMAHGSHGMFTQAGYNDPSQDESSQMHYGMASAGPLQSQNMMNPLYSQSYAHYNTQPQSLQPPPQ
- the LOC112880160 gene encoding regulator of nonsense transcripts 1 homolog isoform X2; this translates as MATQPPSSAAAADLYETASQPDPSASAAGDAYTFLEFNTQGDDFDYPDFPELSQPPPRSAPLPPVAATASSSSSWPAPPPPPPDAASPEPDLAPQDVPTPPASSSSPSPRSASKARTSAAADGLASGVAALSFEEPVGAGAGEDGYDYGKGDFVEHACRYCGIHNPACVARCNVPSCRKWFCNSRGNTSGSHIVNHLVRAKHKEVCLHKDSPLGETILECYNCGCRNVFLLGFISAKSENVVVLLCREPCLSVNALKDMNWDLSQWCPLIDDRCFLSWLVKVPSEQEQLRARQISAQQINKVEELWKTNPDASLEDLEKPGVDDEPQAVVLKYEDAYQYQNVFAPLIKLEADYDKMMKESQSKDNVTVRWDIGLNKKRVAYFVFPKEDNELRLVPGDELRLRYPGDSSHPTWQSVGHVIKLTAQEEVALELRASQGVPTELSVGFSVDFVWKSTSFDRMQGAMKTFAVDETSVSGYIYHHLLGHEVEHQIIRNTLPRRFGAPGLPELNASQVLAVKSVLQKPVSLIQGPPGTGKTVTSAAIVYHMAKQGQGQVLVCAPSNVAVDQLAEKISSTGLKVVRLCAKSREAVSSPVEHLTLHYQVRHLDTSEKSELHKLQQLKDEQGELSSSDEKKYKSLKRATEREILQSADVICCTCVGAGDPRLSNFRFRQVLIDESTQATEPECLIPLVLGVKQVVLVGDHCQLGPVIMCKKAARAGLAQSLFERLVILGVKPFRLQVQYRMHPCLSEFPSNCFYEGTLQNGVTVNERQSSGIDFPWPVPNRPMFFYVQMGQEEISASGTSYLNRTEAANVEKIVTTFLRSGVVPSQIGVITPYEGQRAYIVNYMSRNGSLRQQLYKEIEVASVDSFQGREKDYIILSCVRSNEHQGIGFLNDPRRLNVALTRARYGIVILGNPKVLSKQPLWNSLLTHYKEHECLVEGPLNNLKQSMVQFQKPKKIYNDRRLFLGGGQGVMHGTNFGAGANPAADKRSGRGKGQSFVPYGPPNGVHKPGVHPAGYAVPRMPFPPFPGAPHSQPYAIPTRGMHGPIGAVPPVPQPGSRNFGAPRSNTGGPIGGHLAHQQNSQQAMGGIGSNFNYTGLENPSSQPSGGAQMSQTGLMTQDFFGDDFKSQGSHVPYNIADFSTQASQGGYGVEFTQAPQSGYSGNYMNQNAHPGYSHIGTTNDIVSQDHMAHGSHGMFTQAGYNDPSQDESSQMHYGMASAGPLQSQNMMNPLYSQSYAHYNTQPQSLQPPPQ